In the genome of Triticum urartu cultivar G1812 chromosome 5, Tu2.1, whole genome shotgun sequence, one region contains:
- the LOC125508397 gene encoding DEAD-box ATP-dependent RNA helicase 27, with amino-acid sequence MGSAKSSKSSKKRKPVAPPPESDSEQEETVHEAAAADEFNQEEQPQPQQQSDAGDEHHEHDKEVQETGMEKKKKKDKEGSGILTSMLFSELPISELTAKAIREMNYTHLAQIQARSIPHLLEGRDVMGAAKTGSGKTLAFLIPAIELLYNLHFSPRNGTGVIVVCPTRELAIQTHNVAKELMKYHSQTLGYVIGGNGRRTEADQLAKGVNLLVATPGRLLDHLQNTKGFIYKRLKCLIIDEADRILEQNFEEDMKQIFKRLPQNRQTVLFSATQTKEVEDFAKLSFEKNEERKEKPVYISVDDGKSNATVEGLQQGYCVIPSDKRFLVLYAFLKKKQSKKVMVFFSSCSSVKFHAELLNFLQIGCEDIHGKQKQQKRTTTFFNFCKAEKGILLCTNVAARGLDIPDVDYIVQYDPPDEPKDYIHRVGRTARGEKGKGSALLFLLPQELKFLIYLKAAKISLTEYEFNNKNVPNLQSHLENIVGENYFLNQSAKEAYRSYILAYNSHAMKDIFNVHDLDMKAVAASFCFKNPPKVNLDLESSASKRRKTRKVDGGARRHGINAANPYGRKGGDDNRQFARF; translated from the exons ATGGGCTCCGCCAAGTCCTCCAAATCCTCCAAGAAGCGGAAACCCGTCGCCCCGCCGCCAGAGTCGGACTCCGAGCAGGAGGAGACGGTCCACGAGGCCGCCGCTGCCGACGAATTCAACCAAGAGGAGCAGCCGCAGCCGCAGCAGCAGTCGGACGCAGGAGACGAGCACCATGAGCATGACAAGGAGGTGCAGGAGACGGGAAtggagaaaaagaagaagaaggacaagGAGGGTTCGGGAATCCTCACCAGCATGCTCTTCTCGGAGCTCCCCATCTCCGAGCTCACCGCCAAGGCCATCAGGGAGATGAACTACACCCACCTCGCCCAG ATTCAAGCTCGGTCGATACCTCATCTGCTGGAAGGAAGGGATGTGATGGGAGCTGCCAAGACTGGCTCAGGGAAGACCCTTGCGTTCCTCATACCGGCTATCGAGCTTCTCTATAACCTGCATTTCTCGCCGAGGAATGGCACAGGAGTTATTGTGGTTTGCCCTACAAGGGAGCTTGCCATACAG ACACACAATGTTGCCAAGGAATTGATGAAGTATCACTCACAAACCCTCGGATATGTAATTGGTGGTAATGGCCGGAGAACTGAAGCTGACCAGCTTGCAAAGGGGGTCAATTTGTTAGTAGCTACACCAGGCAGGCTGTTGGATCATCTGCAAAACACCAAGGGTTTCATATATAAGAGACTAAAG TGTCTTATAATTGATGAAGCTGATCGCATTCTTGAGCAGAACTTTGAGGAAGATATGAAACAAATATTTAAACGCCTTCCCCAG AATCGGCAGACAGTTCTTTTTTCTGCGACACAAACTAAAGAG GTTGAAGATTTTGCCAAGTTGTCATTTGAGAAAAACGAAGAAAGGAAAGAAAAACCTGTTTATatctcagttgatgatggtaaatcaaat GCTACCGTGGAAGGCTTACAGCAGGGCTATTGTGTCATTCCTAGCGACAAGAGGTTTTTGGTTCTGTATGCTTTCCTAAAAAAGAAACAGTCTAAGAAGGTCATGGTGTTCTTTTCATCATGTAGCTCAGTAAAGTTCCATGCCGAGCTTCTAAATTTTCTCCAGATAGGGTGCGAAGATATCCATGGGAAACAAAAACAGCAGAAACGAACTACAACATTCTTTAACTTCTGCAAGGCAGAAAAGGGCATCTTATTATGCACTAATGTGGCAGCACGTGGACTTGATATTCCTGATGTG GATTATATTGTGCAATATGACCCTCCAGATGAACCAAAG GATTACATTCACAGAGTTGGTCGTACTGCACGTGGTGAAAAAGGCAAAGGAAGCGCCTTATTGTTCTTGTTGCCGCAAGAACTGAAGTTTCTTATTTACCTGAAG GCAGCCAAGATTTCTCTCACAGAATACGAGTTCAATAATAAGAATGTGCCAAATTTACAATCACACCTT GAGAACATCGTTGGTGAGAATTACTTCCTAAACCAGTCAGCTAAAGAAGCCTACAGATCCTACATCTTGGCATACAACTCACACGCCATGAAGGACATTTTTAATGTTCATGATCTTGATATGAAG GCTGTGGCAGCATCATTCTGTTTTAAGAACCCTCCAAAagtgaaccttgacttggagagCAGCGCTTCTAAACGTCGGAAGACAAGGAAAGTGGATGGTGGGGCGAGGAGGCATGGTATCAATGCCGCAAATCCTTATGGACGGAAGGGCGGTGATGATAACAGGCAATTCGCAAGATTCTAG
- the LOC125508396 gene encoding probable methyltransferase PMT24, translating to MPLFDRDRYQRLPLDVGGGGARRPASSCATATVVLFVGLCLVSAWLMAPTSNVPMGVSPDKAGEDTDVGLTRSVVKGADADMTQTTDKAAKEEDDGPAVQTTEVDQSAETTDADANSATAGKPDGDTVAGAESPSKNLTPSHDSGMTEGGDVAKPEEDPDKNVQNNTEEATTDKGAEDVSTGTNQSGGNNTEQDTEEATTDKGAEESTGTKQSGSNNAKQNTEEATTDKGAEDASTGTNQSGGNNAEQNTEEGTTDKSAEDASTDTNQSGGNNAEQNTEEATTYKSAEDASTGTNQSTEEAPKDTTDTGDQVDKSSGTTETGGQGEKNVEAAPTEKKAETEDNITNKNAEETPAYAKEAGDDGMEKNQTAFDDRTGDDAATGAASKNQTFVDKNDRPRNQTSTTVDDTLSEEDGMVLTNSSTTTQGEDERPVTEPVTGGDAETAELLPSGQAELLNETTTAEQDVTFPTQATESTEEKARNSRKKKEHQNNGNVVVVVGESSTEEASYVWKLCNTSAGADYIPCLDNEAAIKGLKSNKHYEHRERHCPSPAPSCLVPLPEGYRQPIPWPESRERIWYNNVPHTKLALYKGHQNWVKVSGDGEHLVFPGGGTQFLNGASHYIDVIQEALPAVAWGTRSRVALDVGCGVASLGGYLFDKDVLAMSFAPKDEHEAQVQFALERGIPAISAVMGTKRLPFPGGAYDLVHCARCRVPWHIEGGKLLLEANRLLRPGGLFVWSATPVYRKDAENVGIWQAMAALTKSMCWEMVTRTSDTVDQTAMVIFKKPSSNECYSKRSRAEPPLCEESDDPNAAWNITLQACMHRVATEAAARGSRWPEQWPERLTAAPYWLNESQVGVYGKPAADDLAADTEHWREAVNSSYLSGMGIEWKNVRNVIDMRSVYGGLAAALRDMKVWVMNIVPVESPDTLPIIYERGLLGMYHDWCESLSTYPRSYDLVHADHLFSKLKYRCKVRLVMAEVDRILRPEGKMIVRDDRDTAEEVERIAKSLHWEVRMAVSNQGERLLCFHKTMWRPTQVQPLV from the exons ATGCCGTTGTTTGATCGAGATCGCTACCAGAGGCTGCCGCTCGacgtcggcggcggtggcgccCGGCGGCCCGCGTCGTCCTGCGCCACAGCCACGGTCGTCCTCTTCGTGGGGCTCTGCCTCGTCTCCGCGTGGCTGATGGCGCCCACGAGCAACGTCCCGATGGGCGTCTCACCGGACAAGGCCGGGGAGGACACGGACGTCGGCTTGACCCGCAGCGTCGTCAAGGGTGCCGACGCCGACATGACACAGACAACAGACAAGGCTGccaaggaggaggacgacggtCCGGCCGTGCAAACGACGGAGGTCGACCAGAGCGCAGAGACGACGGATGCCGATGCCAACAGCGCCACCGCAGGCAAGCCCGACGGCGACACCGTAGCCGGGGCCGAGTCGCCGTCCAAGAACCTCACACCCTCTCACGACAGCGGCATGACGGAAGGCGGGGATGTGGCCAAGCCGGAGGAAGACCCCGACAAGAATGTCCAGAATAACACGGAGGAGGCGACGACCGACAAGGGCGCCGAGGATGTGTCGACAGGCACGAACCAGAGCGGCGGCAACAATACCGAGCAGGACACGGAGGAAGCGACGACCGACAAGGGCGCCGAGGAGTCGACAGGAACGAAGCAGAGCGGCAGCAACAACGCCAAGCAGAACACGGAGGAGGCGACGACCGACAAGGGCGCCGAGGATGCGTCGACAGGCACGAACCAGAGCGGCGGCAACAACGCCGAGCAGAACACGGAGGAGGGGACGACCGACAAGAGCGCCGAGGATGCGTCGACAGACACGAACCAGAGTGGTGGCAACAATGCCGAGCAGAACACGGAGGAGGCGACGACCTACAAGAGCGCCGAGGATGCGTCAACAGGCACAAACCAGAGCACGGAGGAGGCACCAAAAGACACGACGGACACCGGTGACCAGGTTGATAAAAGCTCCGGCACTACAGAGACCGGCGGCCAGGGCGAGAAGAACGTCGAGGCGGCGCCGACCGAGAAGAAGGCTGAGACAGAGGATAACATCACCAACAAGAACGCCGAAGAGACGCCGGCCTACGCAAAAGAAGCTGGCGACGACGGCATGGAGAAGAACCAGACGGCCTTCGACGACCGGACCGGCGACGATGCGGCCACCGGCGCTGCATCCAAGAACCAAACGTTCGTCGACAAGAACGACAGACCCAGGAACCAGACATCTACAACTGTAGATGACACACTCTCTGAAGAAGACGGAATGGTTCTAACGAACAGTAGCACCACCACCCAAGGCGAAGACGAGAGGCCAGTGACGGAGCCGGTGACCGGCGGCGACGCAGAAACGGCGGAGCTGCTGCCGAGCGGGCAGGCGGAGCTTCTCAACGAGACGACGACGGCTGAGCAGGACGTCACGTTCCCGACACAGGCGACGGAGTCGACCGAGGAGAAGGCGCGAAACagcaggaagaagaaggagcaCCAGAACAACGGCAATGTGGTGGTCGTCGTCGGCGAGTCGTCGACGGAGGAGGCCTCGTACGTGTGGAAGCTGTGCAACACGAGCGCCGGCGCGGACTACATCCCGTGCCTGGACAACGAGGCGGCCATCAAGGGCCTCAAGAGCAACAAGCACTACGAGCACCGCGAGCGGCACTGCCCGTCCCCAGCGCCGTCATGCCTGGTGCCGCTGCCGGAGGGCTACCGGCAGCCGATCCCGTGGCCGGAAAGCCGCGAGAGGATCTGGTACAACAACGTGCCGCACACCAAGCTGGCGCTGTACAAGGGGCACCAAAACTGGGTGAAGGTGTCCGGCGACGGCGAGCACCTGGTGTTCCCGGGCGGCGGCACGCAGTTCCTGAACGGCGCGTCGCACTACATCGACGTGATCCAGGAGGCGCTCCCGGCGGTGGCGTGGGGGACGCGCAGCCGCGTGGCGCTTGACGTCGGCTGCGGCGTGGCAAGCTTGGGCGGGTACCTGTTCGACAAGGACGTGCTGGCCATGTCCTTCGCGCCCAAGGACGAGCACGAGGCGCAGGTGCAGTTCGCGCTGGAGCGCGGGATCCCGGCCATCTCGGCTGTGATGGGCACGAAGCGGCTCCCCTTCCCCGGCGGCGCCTACGACTTGGTGCACTGCGCGCGGTGCCGCGTGCCGTGGCACATCGAGGGAGGCAAGCTGCTGCTGGAGGCGAACCGGCTGCTCCGGCCCGGCGGGCTGTTCGTGTGGTCAGCGACGCCGGTGTACCGGAAGGACGCGGAGAACGTGGGGATCTGGCAGGCCATGGCTGCACTGACAAAGTCCATGTGCTGGGAGATGGTGACGAGGACGAGCGACACGGTGGACCAGACCGCCATGGTCATCTTCAAGAAGCCGTCCAGCAACGAGTGCTACAGCAAGAGGAGCCGGGCGGAGCCGCCGCTGTGCGAGGAGTCGGATGACCCCAACGCCGCATG GAACATAACGCTGCAGGCGTGCATGCACAGAGTGGCCACCGAGGCAGCGGCGCGAGGCTCGCGGTGGCCGGAGCAGTGGCCGGAGAGGCTGACGGCGGCGCCCTACTGGCTGAACGAGAGCCAGGTGGGCGTGTACGGCAAGCCCGCGGCGGATGACCTGGCGGCGGACACGGAGCACTGGAGGGAGGCGGTCAACAGCTCCTACCTGAGCGGCATGGGCATCGAGTGGAAGAACGTGAGGAACGTCATCGACATGCGATCCGTCTACGGCGG GTTGGCGGCGGCGCTGCGGGACATGAAGGTGTGGGTGATGAACATCGTGCCGGTGGAGTCGCCGGATACGCTGCCCATCATCTACGAGCGCGGGCTGCTGGGGATGTACCACGACTGGTGCGAGTCCCTGAGCACGTACCCGAGGTCGTACGATCTCGTCCACGCCGACCATCTCTTCTCCAAGCTCAAGTACAGGTGCAAGGTGAGGCTGGTGATGGCGGAGGTGGACCGGATCCTCAGGCCAGAGGGGAAGATGATCGTCCGTGACGACAGGGACACGGCCGAGGAGGTGGAGAGGATCGCCAAATCTCTGCACTGGGAGGTCCGGATGGCCGTGTCAAACCAGGGGGAGAGGCTGCTCTGCTTCCACAAGACCATGTGGCGACCCACCCAAGTCCAACCACTCGTCTAG